In one window of Pseudomonas chlororaphis subsp. chlororaphis DNA:
- a CDS encoding ATP-binding cassette domain-containing protein has protein sequence MSDEVILKVENLMMHFGGIKALSDVSLEVKRNSIFALIGPNGAGKTTVFNCLTGFYKATGGHIALNTRGTPTNVIKLLGEPFRATDFVSPKRFASRLFYKMFGGTHLVNRAGLARTFQNIRLFREMSVLENLLVAQHMWVNRNLLSGILNTKGYQKAESDALDHAFYWLEVVDLVDCANRLAGELSYGQQRRLEIARAMCTRPQIICLDEPAAGLNPQETEALSAMIRLLRDEHDLTVVLIEHDMGMVMSISDHIVVLDHGNVIAEGGPEAIRNDPKVIAAYLGADEEELV, from the coding sequence ATGAGCGATGAAGTGATCCTGAAGGTCGAGAACCTGATGATGCACTTCGGTGGCATCAAGGCCCTGAGCGACGTCAGCCTGGAGGTCAAGCGCAACTCCATCTTCGCCCTGATCGGCCCCAACGGCGCCGGCAAGACCACGGTGTTCAACTGCCTGACCGGTTTCTACAAGGCCACGGGCGGGCATATCGCCCTCAATACCCGGGGTACGCCGACCAATGTCATCAAGCTGCTGGGCGAGCCGTTTCGTGCGACCGACTTCGTGTCGCCCAAGCGCTTTGCCAGCCGGCTGTTCTACAAGATGTTCGGCGGTACCCACCTGGTGAACCGGGCGGGCCTGGCGCGGACCTTCCAGAACATTCGCCTGTTCAGGGAAATGTCGGTGCTGGAGAACCTGCTGGTGGCCCAGCACATGTGGGTCAACCGCAACCTGCTGTCCGGCATCCTCAATACCAAGGGTTACCAGAAGGCTGAAAGCGACGCCCTGGACCACGCCTTCTACTGGCTGGAGGTGGTGGACCTGGTGGACTGCGCCAACCGCCTGGCCGGCGAGTTGTCCTACGGCCAGCAACGCCGCCTGGAAATCGCCCGCGCCATGTGCACCCGGCCGCAGATCATCTGCCTCGACGAACCGGCCGCCGGCCTCAACCCCCAGGAAACCGAAGCGCTCAGCGCGATGATCCGGCTGCTGCGCGACGAGCACGACCTGACCGTGGTGCTGATCGAACATGACATGGGCATGGTGATGAGTATTTCCGACCATATCGTGGTGCTCGACCACGGCAACGTGATCGCCGAGGGCGGGCCCGAAGCGATCCGCAACGACCCGAAAGTGATTGCCGCCTACCTGGGTGCGGACGAAGAGGAACTGGTATGA
- a CDS encoding AGE family epimerase/isomerase — protein MPDVSSPTSPSESTALFTAVQQHFHSVIVPLWQGPGWNPELALPFEALDAEHAPLPPQRYRAMACARQLYLFSSLIGDGRTPLAEERAAALFRSLQRHFHDAEHGGWFYSIDAQGAPLDRRKDLYTHAFIVFACAHYWAKVREPLVESVLNAALKVVAERFASGDGLYEAVLAEDWSSLASGPLQNPLMHLAEAFLATLAVRDDAAVQSALQALCTAMQQRFIEPRHGLMMEKPLGAVDNWFEPGHQFEWFFLLQSSALLRGCPLHASLERAFAYAEQVGVDNSSGAVSGMLSIDGDVLDPTQRIWAQAEYLRALTLRQDSAERLQHQLLALQQHFLHAKGWNECLDAHGVLSRRDMPSTTPYHLATCYLGLTEYFG, from the coding sequence ATGCCCGATGTTTCCAGCCCCACTTCCCCGTCTGAATCGACCGCCCTGTTTACGGCCGTGCAACAGCATTTCCACAGCGTGATCGTGCCGCTCTGGCAGGGGCCGGGCTGGAATCCGGAACTGGCGCTGCCCTTCGAGGCGCTGGACGCCGAGCATGCCCCGCTGCCACCTCAGCGTTATCGGGCCATGGCCTGCGCCCGGCAGCTGTACCTGTTTTCCAGCCTGATCGGCGATGGCCGTACGCCGCTTGCCGAAGAGCGCGCCGCGGCGCTGTTCCGTTCCCTGCAACGGCACTTCCACGACGCCGAACACGGTGGCTGGTTCTACAGCATCGATGCCCAGGGCGCGCCGCTGGACAGGCGCAAGGACCTCTACACCCACGCCTTCATCGTCTTTGCCTGCGCCCATTACTGGGCCAAGGTCCGCGAGCCGCTGGTGGAATCGGTGCTCAATGCCGCGCTGAAAGTGGTGGCCGAACGTTTTGCCAGCGGCGATGGCTTGTACGAAGCGGTCCTCGCCGAGGACTGGTCGTCCCTGGCCTCCGGTCCCTTGCAGAACCCGCTGATGCACCTGGCCGAGGCCTTCCTCGCCACCCTGGCCGTGCGTGACGACGCCGCCGTGCAAAGCGCGCTGCAAGCCCTGTGCACAGCCATGCAGCAGCGCTTCATCGAGCCACGGCATGGGCTGATGATGGAGAAACCGCTGGGGGCTGTGGATAACTGGTTCGAGCCGGGGCACCAGTTCGAATGGTTCTTCCTGCTGCAATCCTCGGCCTTGCTGCGTGGCTGCCCGCTGCACGCCTCGCTGGAGCGGGCCTTCGCCTATGCCGAGCAGGTTGGTGTGGATAACTCCAGCGGCGCGGTGAGCGGGATGCTGAGCATCGATGGCGATGTGCTCGACCCCACCCAACGCATCTGGGCCCAGGCTGAATACCTGCGCGCCCTGACCTTGCGCCAGGACAGCGCCGAACGCCTGCAACACCAATTGCTGGCGCTGCAACAACACTTCCTGCATGCCAAGGGCTGGAACGAATGCCTGGACGCCCATGGCGTACTCAGCCGCCGGGACATGCCGTCGACCACGCCTTATCACCTGGCGACCTGTTATCTCGGCCTGACTGAATACTTCGGCTGA
- a CDS encoding branched-chain amino acid ABC transporter substrate-binding protein, translating to MSQTFYKKGFLALAVAAALGVSAFAQADLKIGVAGPMTGANAAFGEQYMKGAQAAADEINAKGGVNGEKIVLVKGDDACEPKQAVAVANRLVDQDKVIGVVGHFCSSNTIPASEVYDEAGVIAITPGSTNPQVTERGLSAMFRMCGRDDQQGIVAGDYIVDVLKGKKVVVLHDKDTYGQGLADATKAQLSKRGVTPVLYEGLTRGEKDFSAVVTKIRAAGADVVYFGGLHPEAGPLVRQLREQGLKDVKFMSDDGIVTDELVTTAGGPQYVDGVYMTFGADPRLLPDSKTVVDAFRKAGTEPEGYTLYAYASVQALAAGFNGAKSNKGEDAAKWLKANPVKTVMGEKTWDAKGDLKVSDYVVYQWDKDGKYHQLEKQK from the coding sequence GCAGCTGCGTTGGGTGTTTCTGCGTTTGCTCAGGCCGACCTCAAGATCGGCGTAGCGGGTCCCATGACAGGCGCCAACGCGGCATTTGGCGAGCAGTACATGAAGGGTGCACAGGCAGCGGCTGACGAAATCAACGCCAAGGGCGGCGTCAACGGCGAGAAGATCGTCCTGGTCAAGGGCGACGACGCCTGCGAACCGAAACAGGCTGTGGCCGTAGCCAACCGCCTGGTCGACCAGGACAAGGTGATCGGCGTGGTCGGGCACTTCTGCTCCTCCAACACCATCCCCGCTTCCGAGGTGTACGACGAAGCTGGCGTGATCGCCATCACCCCGGGCTCCACCAACCCGCAGGTCACCGAACGTGGCCTCTCCGCCATGTTCCGCATGTGCGGGCGTGACGACCAGCAGGGCATCGTCGCCGGCGACTACATCGTCGACGTGCTCAAGGGCAAGAAAGTCGTGGTCCTGCACGACAAGGACACCTACGGCCAGGGCCTGGCGGACGCCACCAAGGCACAGCTGAGCAAGCGCGGCGTGACGCCGGTGCTGTACGAAGGCCTGACCCGTGGCGAAAAAGACTTCAGCGCCGTGGTCACCAAGATCCGCGCCGCCGGTGCCGATGTCGTCTACTTCGGCGGCCTGCACCCGGAAGCCGGCCCGCTGGTCCGCCAGCTGCGTGAACAGGGCCTGAAAGACGTCAAGTTCATGTCCGACGACGGTATCGTCACCGACGAACTGGTGACCACCGCTGGCGGCCCGCAGTACGTCGACGGTGTGTACATGACCTTCGGCGCCGACCCACGCCTGCTGCCGGACAGCAAGACCGTGGTTGACGCTTTCCGCAAGGCCGGCACCGAGCCAGAAGGCTACACACTGTATGCCTACGCGTCGGTCCAGGCCCTGGCTGCCGGCTTCAACGGCGCCAAATCCAACAAGGGCGAAGACGCCGCCAAGTGGCTCAAGGCCAACCCGGTGAAAACCGTGATGGGCGAGAAGACCTGGGACGCCAAGGGCGACCTGAAAGTCTCCGACTACGTGGTTTACCAGTGGGACAAGGACGGCAAATACCACCAGCTGGAAAAACAGAAGTGA
- the livM gene encoding high-affinity branched-chain amino acid ABC transporter permease LivM, whose amino-acid sequence MSAANKPIDIKKSVIDAVLAGLISLIVFGPIVGVVLEGYSFNLQPARVGWLVAIVMIGRFALSLFLQTPKGLKILQGFESTGSGVHVRAPDYKSRLRWIIPALIVIAIVFPFFANKYLLTVVILGLIYVLLGLGLNIVVGLAGLLDLGYVAFYAIGAYGLALGYQYLGLGFWTVLPLAALAAALAGCILGFPVLRMHGDYLAIVTLGFGEIIRLILNNWLSFTGGPNGMPVPSPTIFGLEFGRRAKDGGVPFHEFFGLEYNPNLKFLFIYIVLFIVVLLVLYIKHRLTRMPVGRAWEALREDEIACRAMGLNHVLVKLSAFTIGASTAGLAGVFFASYQGFVNPSSFTFFESALILAIVVLGGMGSTVGVVIAAFVLTVAPELLRSFSEYRVLLFGILMVLMMIWRPRGLIRISRTGVTPRKGALTERSAS is encoded by the coding sequence ATGTCTGCTGCCAATAAACCGATTGATATCAAAAAGAGCGTCATCGACGCCGTGCTCGCCGGGCTGATCTCGCTGATCGTGTTCGGTCCTATCGTGGGTGTGGTACTCGAGGGCTACAGCTTCAACCTGCAACCGGCCCGCGTCGGCTGGCTGGTGGCGATCGTGATGATCGGCCGCTTCGCCTTGAGCCTGTTCCTGCAGACGCCCAAGGGGCTGAAGATCCTCCAGGGTTTCGAGAGCACCGGCTCCGGCGTGCATGTGCGGGCGCCGGACTACAAGTCGCGGCTGCGCTGGATCATCCCGGCGCTGATCGTGATCGCCATCGTCTTCCCGTTCTTTGCCAACAAGTACCTGCTGACCGTGGTCATCCTCGGCCTGATCTACGTGCTGCTCGGCCTCGGGCTGAACATCGTGGTCGGCCTGGCCGGGCTGCTCGACCTGGGGTACGTGGCGTTCTACGCCATCGGTGCCTACGGCCTGGCGCTGGGTTACCAGTACCTGGGCCTGGGCTTCTGGACCGTGCTGCCCCTGGCGGCCCTCGCCGCAGCGCTGGCGGGGTGCATACTCGGCTTCCCGGTGTTGCGCATGCACGGTGACTACCTGGCCATCGTGACCCTGGGCTTCGGCGAGATCATCCGCCTGATCCTCAACAACTGGCTGTCCTTCACCGGCGGCCCGAACGGCATGCCAGTGCCGTCGCCGACCATCTTCGGCCTGGAGTTCGGACGGCGGGCGAAGGATGGCGGGGTGCCGTTCCATGAGTTCTTCGGCCTGGAATACAACCCCAACCTGAAGTTCCTGTTCATCTACATCGTGCTGTTCATCGTGGTGCTGCTGGTGCTCTACATTAAGCACCGGCTGACCCGCATGCCGGTTGGCCGGGCCTGGGAAGCCTTGCGCGAAGACGAGATCGCCTGCCGCGCCATGGGCCTGAACCATGTGCTGGTGAAACTCTCGGCCTTCACCATCGGTGCTTCCACCGCCGGCTTGGCCGGGGTGTTCTTCGCCAGCTACCAGGGCTTCGTGAATCCCTCGTCCTTCACCTTCTTCGAGTCGGCGCTGATCCTGGCCATCGTGGTCCTGGGCGGCATGGGTTCGACCGTGGGAGTGGTGATCGCGGCGTTCGTGCTCACCGTGGCGCCGGAGCTGCTGCGCAGCTTCTCCGAGTACCGGGTGCTGCTGTTCGGCATTCTCATGGTGTTAATGATGATCTGGCGGCCACGAGGCCTGATTCGTATCAGCCGCACCGGCGTGACCCCGCGCAAGGGTGCCCTGACCGAGAGGAGCGCATCATGA
- the ureG gene encoding urease accessory protein UreG, which yields MNAQPLRVGIGGPVGSGKTALTLALCLALRERYNLAVVTNDIYTREDADFLVRNQALAPERIIGVETGGCPHTAIREDASINLEAVDQLNRRFPGLDLILVESGGDNLSATFSPELSDLTIYVIDVSAGDKLPRKGGPGICKSDLLVINKIDLAPLVGASLEMMDGDTQRMRGGKPFVFSNQKTGQGLEEIIAFIERQGLLIAA from the coding sequence ATGAACGCACAACCTCTGCGCGTCGGCATCGGCGGCCCGGTGGGCTCCGGCAAGACCGCCCTGACCCTGGCCCTGTGCCTGGCCCTGCGCGAACGCTACAACCTGGCGGTGGTGACCAACGATATCTACACCCGCGAAGACGCCGACTTCCTGGTGCGCAACCAGGCCCTGGCGCCCGAGCGCATCATCGGCGTGGAAACCGGCGGCTGCCCGCACACGGCGATTCGCGAAGACGCCTCGATCAACCTCGAAGCGGTGGATCAGCTGAACCGGCGTTTTCCCGGCCTCGACCTGATTCTGGTGGAGTCCGGCGGCGACAACCTGTCGGCGACCTTCAGCCCCGAGCTGTCCGACCTGACCATCTACGTGATCGACGTGTCGGCGGGCGACAAGCTGCCGCGCAAGGGCGGCCCGGGCATCTGCAAGTCCGACCTGCTGGTGATCAACAAGATCGACCTGGCGCCCCTGGTCGGCGCTTCGCTGGAGATGATGGACGGCGATACCCAGCGCATGCGCGGTGGCAAGCCGTTCGTCTTCAGCAATCAGAAGACCGGCCAGGGCCTGGAGGAAATCATCGCCTTTATCGAACGCCAGGGACTGCTGATCGCGGCCTGA
- the ureE gene encoding urease accessory protein UreE, whose amino-acid sequence MLVIHRRIAPQPDWSAELHLTFEARSKSRLRCFSADGEDAGLFLERGQPPLHDGECLQAEDGRIVRVCARPETLLHVTCRNAFELTRAAYHLGNRHVALQVGDGWLRLLDDYVLKAMLEQLGANTETIEAPFQPEHGAYGGGHHHSRHGDEDFNYAPRLHQFGMRP is encoded by the coding sequence ATGCTGGTGATTCATCGCAGAATCGCGCCGCAACCCGACTGGTCCGCCGAGTTGCACCTGACCTTCGAAGCCCGCAGCAAAAGCCGCTTGCGCTGTTTTAGTGCCGACGGCGAAGACGCCGGGCTGTTTCTGGAGCGTGGCCAGCCCCCGCTGCACGACGGCGAATGCCTGCAAGCCGAAGATGGCCGGATCGTGCGGGTCTGTGCGCGCCCGGAAACCCTGTTGCATGTCACCTGCCGCAATGCCTTCGAACTGACCCGCGCCGCCTACCACCTGGGCAACCGCCACGTCGCCCTGCAAGTCGGCGATGGCTGGCTGCGCCTGCTCGACGACTATGTGCTCAAGGCCATGCTCGAACAGCTCGGCGCCAATACCGAAACCATCGAGGCGCCGTTCCAGCCGGAACACGGCGCCTACGGCGGCGGCCATCATCATTCCCGCCACGGCGACGAGGACTTCAACTACGCGCCGCGGCTGCACCAGTTTGGCATGCGCCCATGA
- a CDS encoding urease accessory protein UreF encodes MNPAWALLRLASPQLPIGGYSYSQGLEMAVEQAAVNDPHSARRWIGDQLLLNLARFEAPLLLAHCQAAADEDWAQLLQLCQEHRASRETRELHQESRQMGYSLQQLLNGLPELDPPARNFLAQIAEPHLALGWALAARAWRISPQDALAAWLWSWLENQLAVLMKTLPLGQQAAQRLTSELLPLLQEAQRNASNLDPEHYGSAAFGLSLACMAHERQYSRLFRS; translated from the coding sequence ATGAACCCGGCCTGGGCCCTGCTGCGCCTGGCCAGCCCACAACTGCCGATTGGCGGCTACAGCTATTCCCAGGGCCTGGAAATGGCCGTGGAACAGGCCGCGGTCAACGACCCGCACAGCGCCCGACGCTGGATCGGCGACCAGTTGCTGCTCAACCTGGCGCGCTTCGAAGCACCGCTGTTGCTGGCCCATTGTCAGGCGGCCGCGGACGAGGACTGGGCGCAATTGCTGCAGCTGTGCCAGGAACATCGCGCCAGCCGCGAAACCCGCGAGCTGCACCAGGAAAGCCGGCAAATGGGCTATTCCCTGCAACAGCTGCTGAACGGCCTGCCGGAGCTGGATCCGCCGGCCCGCAACTTTCTCGCGCAGATCGCCGAGCCGCACCTGGCCCTGGGCTGGGCCCTGGCCGCGCGGGCCTGGCGGATCAGCCCGCAGGACGCCCTGGCCGCCTGGCTGTGGAGCTGGCTGGAAAACCAGCTGGCGGTGCTGATGAAAACCCTGCCCCTGGGCCAGCAGGCTGCTCAGCGCCTGACCAGCGAACTGTTGCCGTTGCTGCAAGAGGCCCAGCGCAATGCCTCGAACCTCGACCCCGAACATTACGGCAGCGCCGCCTTCGGCCTGTCCCTGGCGTGCATGGCCCATGAGCGCCAGTACAGCCGCCTGTTCCGTTCCTAG
- a CDS encoding ABC transporter ATP-binding protein produces MTTVPILELKDLDVYYGPIQALKKVSLHINEGETVSLIGSNGAGKSTLLMSIFGQPRAESGQIIYRGVDITHKSSHYIASNGIAQSPEGRRVFPDMTVEENLLMGTIPIGDKYASEDMQRMFELFPRLKERRTQRAMTMSGGEQQMLAIARALMSRPKLLLLDEPSLGLAPIVVKQIFATLRDLASTGMTIFLVEQNANHALKLSDRAYVMVNGEIRLSGTGQELLVNEEVRNAYLGGH; encoded by the coding sequence ATGACGACTGTGCCTATCCTTGAACTCAAGGACCTGGACGTGTACTACGGGCCGATCCAGGCCCTGAAGAAAGTTTCGCTGCACATCAACGAAGGTGAAACCGTGAGCCTGATCGGCTCCAACGGTGCCGGCAAGTCCACGCTGCTGATGTCGATTTTCGGCCAACCGCGGGCCGAGTCCGGGCAGATCATCTACCGCGGTGTGGACATCACCCACAAGTCCTCGCACTACATCGCCTCCAACGGCATCGCCCAGTCGCCGGAGGGGCGCCGGGTGTTTCCGGACATGACGGTGGAAGAGAACCTGCTGATGGGCACCATCCCCATCGGCGACAAGTACGCCAGCGAAGACATGCAGCGCATGTTCGAACTGTTCCCGCGGCTCAAGGAGCGTCGGACCCAGCGGGCCATGACCATGTCCGGCGGCGAGCAGCAGATGCTCGCCATCGCCCGCGCGCTGATGAGCCGTCCCAAGCTGCTGTTGCTGGACGAACCGAGCCTGGGGCTGGCGCCGATCGTGGTGAAGCAGATCTTCGCCACCCTGCGCGACCTGGCCTCCACCGGCATGACCATCTTCCTGGTCGAGCAGAACGCCAACCACGCGTTGAAGCTGTCGGACCGCGCCTATGTGATGGTCAACGGCGAGATCCGCCTGAGCGGCACCGGCCAGGAACTGCTGGTCAACGAGGAGGTGCGTAACGCGTATCTGGGCGGTCACTGA
- a CDS encoding SDR family oxidoreductase — MTSTLFITGATSGFGEACARRFAEAGWSLVLTGRREERLNALCAELSKQTEVHGLVLDVRDRKAMEEAIANLPPSFAKLRGLINNAGLALGVDPAPKCDLDDWDTMVDTNIKGLMYSTRLLLPRLIAHGRGAGIVNLGSIAGNYPYPGSHVYGASKAFVKQFSLNLRCDLQGTGVRVTNIEPGLCESEFSLVRFKGDQERYDATYAGAEPIQPQDIADTIFWVLNTPAHVNINSLELMPVSQTWAGFAIERNAKG, encoded by the coding sequence ATGACTTCCACCCTGTTTATTACCGGCGCGACCTCCGGTTTTGGCGAAGCCTGTGCCCGTCGTTTTGCCGAGGCCGGCTGGTCGCTGGTGCTGACCGGTCGCCGCGAAGAGCGTCTCAACGCCCTGTGCGCCGAGCTGTCGAAGCAGACCGAGGTACATGGCCTGGTGCTCGATGTGCGGGACCGCAAGGCCATGGAAGAAGCGATCGCCAACCTGCCGCCGTCCTTCGCCAAGCTGCGCGGGCTGATCAACAACGCCGGCCTGGCCCTGGGGGTCGATCCGGCGCCCAAGTGCGACCTGGACGACTGGGACACTATGGTCGACACCAACATCAAGGGGCTGATGTACAGCACCCGCCTGCTGCTGCCACGGCTGATCGCCCATGGCCGCGGCGCCGGCATCGTCAACCTCGGCTCCATCGCCGGTAACTACCCGTATCCGGGCAGCCACGTGTATGGCGCGAGCAAGGCGTTCGTCAAACAGTTCTCCCTGAACCTGCGTTGCGACCTGCAAGGCACCGGTGTGCGGGTGACCAACATCGAGCCGGGCCTGTGCGAAAGCGAGTTCTCCCTGGTGCGCTTCAAAGGCGACCAGGAGCGCTACGACGCCACCTACGCCGGTGCCGAGCCGATCCAGCCGCAGGACATCGCCGACACCATCTTCTGGGTGCTCAACACCCCGGCCCACGTCAATATCAACAGCCTGGAACTGATGCCGGTGAGCCAGACCTGGGCCGGCTTCGCCATTGAGCGCAATGCCAAGGGCTGA
- a CDS encoding HupE/UreJ family protein: MTLKRILGTLALLLTPALAFAHPGHGDNGLMAGISHPIGGLDHLLAMVAVGLWAAQQQGAARWALPCTFVGTMLIGGVLGFAGLNLPALESGIAASVLALGLAVALAVRPPLSLAVAATALFALFHGVAHGLELPDMSSPWTYAAGFVAATAALHAAGYAVVRLLPQAAAPLVRLAGAASAATGVWLLAG; encoded by the coding sequence ATGACACTCAAACGCATTCTCGGCACCCTCGCCCTGCTGCTGACTCCAGCTTTGGCCTTCGCCCACCCGGGCCACGGCGACAACGGCCTGATGGCCGGTATCAGCCACCCGATCGGTGGCCTGGACCACTTGCTGGCGATGGTTGCGGTCGGCCTGTGGGCCGCGCAGCAGCAAGGCGCGGCGCGCTGGGCACTGCCCTGCACCTTCGTCGGCACCATGCTGATCGGCGGTGTGCTGGGTTTTGCAGGGCTGAACCTGCCGGCCCTGGAAAGCGGGATCGCCGCCTCGGTCCTGGCCCTCGGCCTGGCCGTGGCCCTGGCGGTGCGTCCGCCGTTGAGCCTGGCGGTGGCCGCCACCGCGCTGTTCGCCCTGTTCCACGGCGTGGCCCACGGCCTGGAACTGCCGGACATGTCCAGCCCCTGGACCTATGCCGCAGGCTTTGTCGCCGCCACCGCGGCACTGCACGCGGCCGGTTATGCCGTGGTCCGGCTCCTGCCACAGGCCGCTGCGCCGCTGGTGCGCCTGGCGGGCGCGGCGTCCGCTGCGACTGGCGTGTGGTTGCTGGCCGGCTGA
- a CDS encoding cation diffusion facilitator family transporter, which produces MSNRGEQVLLKQSTILMFAVAIAAIVTGFFSGSQSILFDGFFSLIATVIKVLMLITAKLIAKESNQRFQFGFWHLEPMVLLIEGSFLLLIAIYAFLSGMFGIINGGREIELGLVIPFAMVLSVVCFAYFFYVRYRNRTLKSSLIQFDNVSWLVDAMLSVGLLVSFLIALLLKTQGYGQWAAYVDPSILILLALSMLAPAFNILKPALRDVLGIVPDQLDDKVRQVMDEAKVEHGFADYVSYVQKHGRARFIEIHIVLPQDYPLQGVATLDKLREEISTQLGKADAARWLTISFTGDRKWIA; this is translated from the coding sequence GTGAGTAACCGAGGTGAGCAGGTACTGCTCAAACAATCGACCATCCTGATGTTCGCCGTGGCGATCGCCGCTATCGTCACGGGTTTTTTTTCCGGTTCCCAATCGATTCTGTTCGATGGTTTTTTTTCGCTGATCGCGACCGTCATCAAGGTCCTGATGCTGATCACCGCCAAGCTGATCGCCAAGGAAAGTAACCAGCGCTTTCAGTTCGGCTTCTGGCACCTGGAACCGATGGTGCTGCTGATCGAAGGCAGCTTTTTGTTGCTGATTGCGATCTACGCCTTTCTCAGCGGTATGTTCGGCATCATCAACGGTGGCCGCGAGATCGAACTGGGCCTGGTGATCCCTTTTGCGATGGTGCTTAGCGTCGTCTGCTTCGCCTATTTCTTCTACGTCCGTTATCGCAATCGCACGTTGAAATCCTCGTTGATCCAGTTCGACAACGTCAGCTGGCTGGTGGACGCGATGCTCTCGGTCGGCTTGCTGGTGAGCTTTCTCATCGCGTTGCTGCTCAAGACCCAGGGTTATGGCCAGTGGGCCGCTTACGTCGACCCGTCAATCCTGATCCTGCTGGCCCTGAGCATGCTCGCGCCGGCCTTCAATATTCTCAAGCCAGCGTTACGCGATGTACTGGGAATTGTCCCGGACCAACTGGATGACAAGGTTCGCCAAGTGATGGACGAGGCGAAAGTCGAGCACGGCTTTGCCGACTACGTCTCGTATGTGCAGAAGCACGGACGGGCGCGGTTCATCGAGATTCACATCGTGCTGCCGCAGGACTATCCATTGCAGGGCGTGGCGACGCTGGACAAGCTGCGCGAGGAGATATCCACACAGCTCGGCAAGGCGGATGCGGCGCGCTGGCTGACCATCAGCTTTACCGGCGATCGCAAGTGGATTGCCTGA
- a CDS encoding ABC transporter permease subunit, producing MDGIFLQQLINGLTLGSVYGLIAIGYTMVYGIIGMINFAHGEVYMISAYLAAISLALLAYFGIESFPLLILGTLVFTVVVTGIYGWVIERVAYKPLRNSTRLAPLISAIGISLILQNYAQISQGAKQQGVPTLLAGAWKVDIGTGFVQLTYTKIFILVAAFAGMALLTYIIKYTKLGRMCRATQQDRKMASILGINTDRVISYVFIIGAAMAALAGVLITMNYGTFDFYAGFVIGIKAFTAAVLGGIGSLPGAMLGGIILGISESLFSGLINSDYKDVFSFSLLVLILIFRPQGLLGRPLVAKV from the coding sequence ATGGATGGTATTTTCCTGCAGCAACTGATCAATGGACTGACCCTCGGGTCTGTCTATGGTCTGATCGCCATCGGCTACACAATGGTCTATGGCATCATTGGCATGATCAACTTCGCCCACGGCGAGGTTTACATGATTTCCGCTTACCTCGCGGCAATCAGTCTGGCTCTGCTGGCCTACTTCGGCATCGAATCCTTCCCGCTACTCATTCTCGGAACCCTGGTCTTCACCGTCGTCGTGACGGGGATCTATGGCTGGGTCATCGAGCGCGTCGCCTACAAACCCCTGCGTAACTCCACCCGCCTGGCGCCGCTGATCAGTGCCATCGGGATCTCGCTGATCCTGCAGAACTACGCGCAGATCAGCCAGGGCGCCAAGCAACAAGGTGTACCGACGCTGCTGGCCGGCGCCTGGAAGGTCGATATCGGCACCGGTTTCGTCCAGCTCACCTACACCAAGATCTTCATCCTGGTGGCGGCATTCGCCGGCATGGCGTTGCTCACCTACATCATCAAGTACACCAAGCTCGGCCGCATGTGCCGTGCCACCCAGCAAGACCGCAAGATGGCCTCGATCCTCGGGATCAACACCGATCGGGTGATTTCCTACGTGTTCATCATCGGCGCCGCCATGGCTGCGCTGGCGGGCGTACTGATCACCATGAACTACGGCACGTTCGACTTCTATGCCGGCTTCGTCATCGGCATCAAGGCGTTCACCGCGGCGGTACTCGGCGGTATCGGTTCGCTGCCGGGCGCGATGCTCGGCGGGATCATCCTCGGGATCTCCGAGTCGCTGTTCTCCGGTCTGATCAACTCCGACTACAAAGACGTGTTCAGTTTCTCGCTGCTGGTGCTGATTCTGATCTTCCGTCCCCAAGGCCTGCTGGGTCGCCCACTCGTGGCGAAGGTATAA